In a genomic window of Halobiforma lacisalsi AJ5:
- a CDS encoding tRNA (N(6)-L-threonylcarbamoyladenosine(37)-C(2))-methylthiotransferase — MARYHIETYGCTSNRGESREIERRLRDAGHYRVDGPEEADVAILNTCTVVEKTERNMLRRAEELSDETADLYITGCMALAQGEEFAEADVDGRVLHWDEVPEAVTNGECPTTTPDVEPILDGVVGILPIARGCMSDCSYCITKKATGKIDSPSIEENVEKARALVHAGAKEIRITGQDTGVYGWDEGERKLHRLLERICEIDGDFRVRVGMANPKGVHGIREELAAVFADNEELYDFLHAPVQSGSNDVLGDMRRQHQVGEYLEVVETFDDRLDYWTLSTDFIVGFPTETEDDHRQSLELLRETRPEKINVTRFSKRPGTDAAEMKGLGGTVKKERSKEMSALKREIVSEVYESMVGQRREDCLVVEEGTADSVKCRDSAYRQIIVQNADDHGLEPGDFVDLEVTAHETMYAFGEPI, encoded by the coding sequence CGACGTCGCCATCCTCAACACCTGCACCGTCGTCGAGAAGACCGAGCGCAACATGCTCCGGCGGGCCGAAGAACTCTCCGACGAGACCGCCGACCTCTACATCACGGGCTGTATGGCCCTCGCTCAGGGTGAGGAGTTCGCCGAGGCCGACGTCGACGGTCGGGTGCTCCACTGGGACGAGGTCCCCGAGGCAGTCACCAACGGCGAGTGTCCGACGACGACCCCCGACGTCGAACCGATCCTCGACGGCGTCGTCGGCATCCTCCCGATCGCCCGGGGCTGTATGTCCGACTGTTCCTACTGCATCACGAAGAAGGCCACCGGCAAGATCGACTCTCCGTCGATCGAGGAGAACGTCGAGAAGGCCCGCGCCCTTGTCCACGCCGGCGCGAAGGAAATCCGCATCACGGGCCAGGACACCGGCGTCTACGGTTGGGACGAGGGCGAGCGCAAGCTCCACCGCCTGCTCGAGCGCATCTGCGAGATCGACGGAGACTTCCGCGTCCGCGTGGGGATGGCCAACCCGAAGGGCGTCCACGGCATCCGGGAGGAACTCGCCGCGGTCTTCGCGGACAACGAGGAGCTGTACGACTTCCTGCACGCGCCCGTCCAGTCCGGTTCGAACGACGTGCTCGGCGACATGCGCCGCCAGCACCAGGTCGGGGAGTACCTCGAGGTCGTCGAAACCTTCGACGACCGTCTCGACTACTGGACGCTCTCGACGGACTTCATCGTCGGCTTTCCCACCGAGACCGAGGACGACCACCGGCAGTCGCTCGAACTCCTGCGGGAGACCCGGCCGGAGAAGATCAACGTCACGCGCTTCTCCAAGCGGCCGGGCACCGACGCCGCCGAGATGAAGGGCCTCGGCGGTACCGTCAAGAAGGAACGCTCGAAGGAGATGAGCGCCCTCAAACGCGAGATCGTGAGCGAGGTCTACGAGTCGATGGTCGGCCAACGGCGCGAGGACTGTCTCGTCGTCGAGGAGGGGACCGCCGACTCCGTGAAGTGTCGGGATTCGGCGTACCGACAGATCATCGTCCAGAACGCCGACGACCACGGCCTGGAGCCCGGCGACTTCGTCGACCTCGAGGTGACGGCCCACGAGACGATGTACGCGTTCGGGGAACCGATCTGA